One genomic region from Armatimonadota bacterium encodes:
- a CDS encoding uroporphyrinogen decarboxylase family protein, producing the protein MTSRERVVRAIELRGPDRIPLSHGVLPGAIDNYGERLREVLRHYPGDFAGQTGEYAGTDNNSHYQRGEETDEWGCTWVNTGLGTEGQVKRHPLADWSALADYRAPDPDAGEWPERQELRDPDHYLIMSGWGRLFERMHFLRGYGRLLIDIAERRPEVETLRDLVLDHTLKRLTCQLESCECDGVGYMDDWGTQDRLMIHPDEWRRLFKPAYKQIADLVHSAGKHFHFHTDGYTMEVIDDFVEIGVDVLNPQFSCMPLEELADKCRGRVCIRSDIDRQHVLPFGTPAEVREYVRRVCELFASPAGGLIGHGEVGPDVRPENVAAMFQAFLDFSPRQS; encoded by the coding sequence GTGACGAGCAGAGAACGGGTGGTGAGAGCGATCGAGCTGCGGGGGCCGGACCGCATTCCGCTTTCGCATGGGGTCTTGCCCGGCGCGATTGATAACTACGGCGAGCGCCTGCGGGAGGTCCTTCGCCATTACCCCGGCGATTTCGCGGGCCAGACCGGCGAGTACGCGGGCACCGACAACAACTCCCATTACCAGCGCGGCGAGGAGACGGATGAATGGGGCTGCACGTGGGTCAACACGGGCCTGGGCACCGAGGGCCAGGTCAAGCGTCACCCCCTCGCCGACTGGAGCGCGCTGGCGGACTACCGCGCACCCGACCCTGATGCCGGTGAATGGCCCGAGCGCCAGGAGCTCCGCGATCCGGATCATTACCTAATCATGAGCGGCTGGGGGCGGCTGTTCGAGCGCATGCATTTCCTGCGCGGCTACGGCCGGCTGCTCATAGACATCGCCGAGCGCCGGCCGGAGGTAGAGACGCTGCGCGACCTGGTTCTCGACCATACGCTGAAGCGCCTGACCTGCCAGCTCGAGAGCTGCGAGTGCGACGGCGTGGGGTACATGGACGACTGGGGGACGCAGGACCGGCTGATGATCCACCCCGACGAGTGGCGCCGGCTATTCAAGCCCGCCTACAAGCAGATCGCGGACCTGGTGCACAGCGCGGGGAAACACTTCCACTTTCACACCGACGGGTACACGATGGAGGTGATTGACGATTTCGTCGAGATCGGGGTGGATGTGCTCAACCCGCAGTTCTCGTGCATGCCGCTGGAGGAGCTGGCGGACAAGTGCCGCGGCCGGGTGTGCATCCGCAGCGATATTGACCGCCAGCACGTGCTGCCCTTCGGCACGCCCGCCGAGGTGCGGGAGTACGTGCGGCGGGTATGCGAGCTGTTCGCCTCGCCTGCCGGCGGCCTCATCGGCCACGGCGAGGTGGGCCCCGATGTGCGCCCCGAGAACGTCGCGGCGATGTTCCAGGCGTTCCTGGATTTCAGCCCGCGCCAAAGCTAA
- a CDS encoding potassium channel family protein, with translation MLVCVAVYYYAEIEGWPLLDAPFMVAITTSTVGCGEVHPLTPSARALNGDLFIVARCDSMEAEGKLLRAGAASLVATANRSPRRCRTGTRPRSMICLGAESATRRRNEPHRERRVRAAHTVVRRRAGSQHTR, from the coding sequence TTGCTCGTATGCGTTGCGGTGTACTACTACGCCGAAATCGAAGGATGGCCCCTGCTCGACGCGCCGTTCATGGTGGCGATTACCACCAGTACCGTCGGCTGCGGCGAGGTCCATCCCCTGACTCCGAGCGCTCGCGCCCTCAACGGCGACCTCTTCATCGTCGCCCGCTGCGACAGCATGGAGGCCGAGGGCAAGCTGCTGCGCGCGGGCGCCGCCAGCCTCGTCGCCACCGCCAATCGGTCCCCCCGACGCTGCAGGACTGGCACCCGGCCGCGATCAATGATATGTTTAGGGGCGGAATCAGCGACGCGGCGGCGAAATGAGCCGCACCGGGAGCGGCGCGTGCGGGCGGCGCACACGGTCGTCAGGCGGCGGGCGGGGTCGCAGCACACAAGATGA
- a CDS encoding LptF/LptG family permease has translation MRILDRYILRELAAPFLFGVAAFATVFVAGNLLFKFARLVAEQGMALGDALLVFVYWLPGYLVLTFPMAALLAALLAFGRLSGEGETTAMRAGGVSFTRVMAPVIAAGLAISLFTVAFNETLVPASARAAEELLARAAKGARGTQEHVVVPSFEQGRISSLVYADEFNRARGELRGVTYIQYLRGKPKGVIQAARAVYRAGNRWEFYDGFSQALDPYRRVTLTFREDHPARFDLGHDPTDIALRQRQPEEMTWRELGDYLASLKQGGAAAPELRVQWHHKLSVPFASLIFVFIGAPLGLRSQRTGSTLGLGLSILIIFAYYVVWNYLAILAGKGALPPLWAAWTPNLVGLAVGVALVRRAAR, from the coding sequence ATGAGGATCCTGGATCGCTATATTCTGCGCGAGCTGGCGGCGCCGTTTCTGTTCGGCGTCGCGGCGTTCGCCACCGTGTTCGTCGCCGGCAACCTGCTGTTCAAATTTGCTCGCCTGGTGGCGGAGCAGGGGATGGCGCTGGGAGATGCGCTGCTGGTGTTCGTGTACTGGCTGCCGGGGTACCTGGTGCTGACGTTTCCGATGGCGGCGCTGCTGGCGGCGCTGCTGGCGTTCGGGCGGCTGAGCGGCGAGGGGGAGACGACGGCCATGCGCGCGGGCGGGGTCAGCTTCACGCGGGTGATGGCGCCGGTGATCGCCGCCGGGCTTGCCATCAGCCTCTTCACCGTCGCCTTCAACGAGACGCTGGTGCCCGCCAGCGCGCGCGCGGCCGAGGAGCTGCTGGCGCGCGCCGCCAAAGGGGCCCGCGGAACGCAGGAGCACGTCGTCGTCCCATCATTCGAGCAGGGCCGCATCAGCAGCTTGGTCTATGCCGACGAGTTCAACCGCGCGCGCGGCGAGCTGCGCGGCGTGACCTACATCCAGTACCTGCGCGGGAAGCCCAAAGGCGTCATCCAGGCCGCGCGCGCCGTGTACCGCGCGGGCAATAGGTGGGAGTTCTACGATGGGTTCTCGCAAGCACTTGACCCCTATCGCAGGGTCACCCTGACCTTCCGCGAGGATCACCCGGCGCGTTTCGATCTCGGCCACGATCCCACTGATATCGCCCTGCGCCAGCGCCAGCCGGAGGAGATGACGTGGCGCGAGCTGGGTGACTACCTGGCGTCTCTCAAGCAAGGCGGCGCCGCCGCGCCGGAGCTGCGCGTGCAGTGGCACCACAAGCTGTCGGTGCCCTTCGCCAGCCTCATCTTCGTCTTCATCGGCGCCCCCCTGGGGCTGCGTTCACAGAGGACCGGCTCCACCCTCGGCCTGGGGCTGAGCATTCTCATCATTTTCGCCTACTACGTGGTGTGGAACTACCTCGCCATCCTCGCCGGCAAAGGAGCGCTCCCACCCCTGTGGGCGGCGTGGACGCCCAACCTCGTCGGCCTTGCCGTCGGCGTCGCCCTGGTCCGCCGGGCGGCGAGGTGA